In Aegilops tauschii subsp. strangulata cultivar AL8/78 chromosome 3, Aet v6.0, whole genome shotgun sequence, one genomic interval encodes:
- the LOC120976135 gene encoding cytochrome P450 81Q32-like — MVEETMTLIGASTVWHYIPTLVQWLDIGGFGRRLWQLRESRTKFVQGLIEDERKKKEDGTTTGRTMIGALLALQHKDTEDCPDQLIRALCISALEAGSSTSADTVEWAMSLMLNNPKVMVKVRDEIDSYIGKPIRLIEASDLLKLQYLRCIIMETLRLHPPTPLLVPHESSIDCTVSGFYIPKGTMLLVNTSAIHRDPKIWDKPTNFIPERFEGEKCEGNMAMPFGMGRRRCPAENLGMQMVGLALGTMIQCFEWERVGEELGDMTNGFGLTAPRAVPLEAFYKPRQSMVALLSEI; from the exons ATGGTGGAGGAGACGATGACACTTATTGGTGCGTCAACGGTGTGGCACTACATACCAACACTGGTGCAGTGGCTGGACATCGGCGGGTTCGGGAGACGGTTGTGGCAGCTCCGAGAGAGTAGAACAAAGTTCGTGCAGGGACTTATCGAGGATGAGAGAAAGAAGAAGGAGGATGGCACGACAACAGGGAGGACGATGATTGGGGCACTGTTGGCCCTGCAACACAAGGACACAGAGGATTGCCCTGACCAGCTTATCCGAGCTTTGTGCATC AGCGCCCTCGAAGCTGGATCATCTACTTCTGCAGATACAGTTGAGTGGGCGATGTCCCTCATGCTGAATAATCCTAAGGTGATGGTCAAAGTTCGTGATGAGATTGATTCCTACATAGGGAAACCAATACGCCTAATTGAGGCGTCCGATCTCCTAAAGTTGCAATACCTTCGTTGCATAATCATGGAGACGCTTCGTCTGCATCCACCAACACCACTTCTTGTTCCTCATGAATCTTCTATTGACTGCACCGTCAGTGGATTTTATATTCCCAAGGGGACAATGCTTCTTGTGAACACATCTGCAATACATAGGGACCCTAAGATATGGGATAAACCAACAAACTTTATTCCAGAAAG GTTTGAGGGTGAAAAGTGTGAAGGTAATATGGCTATGCCATTTGGTATGGGCAGGCGACGATGCCCAGCAGAGAATTTGGGTATGCAGATGGTAGGCCTTGCTCTGGGAACTATGATCCAATGTTTCGAATGGGAAAGAGTGGGGGAGGAGCTTGGGGACATGACCAACGGCTTTGGCCTAACTGCTCCGAGGGCAGTGCCCTTGGAGGCCTTCTATAAACCCCGTCAATCTATGGTGGCTCTTCTTTCGGAGATATAG
- the LOC109759561 gene encoding isoflavone 3'-hydroxylase, giving the protein MNNIFVFVITLLLPLFTLGCLRRRTNQSPLLPPGPPALPIIGHLYLFRGPLHRRLTRLATLYGAVFRLRFGAKNVVVVSSAQAAEECLGVHDIVFANRPQLPTGKILSYDWSTMGTASYGDYWRHIRRIGVTELLSVHRVQQYADVHTRMARSMARRLYRSAAGGRARVELKSRLFEMLMNVMTSMICARTYYGTDGEEILEVTDEVQWFRTMVEETMTLIGASTVWDYIPTLVRWLDIGGFGRRLWRLRESRTKFVQGLIEDERKKMEDGTTTGRTMIGALLSVQHKDPEDCPDQLIRALCISALEAGSSTSADTVEWAMSLMLNNPKVMVKVRDEIDSYIGKPIRLIEASDLLKLQYFRCIIMETLRLHPPTPLLVPHESSIDCTVSGFYIPKGTMLLVNTSAIHRDPKIWDKPTNFIPERFEGEKCEGNMAMPFGMGRRRCPAENLRMQMVGLALGTMIQCFE; this is encoded by the exons ATGAACAACATCTTCGTTTTCGTCATCACTCTCCTGCTCCCCCTATTCACTCTGGGGTGTCTAAGGCGCAGGACTAACCAAAGCCCGCTGCTGCCGCCAGGGCCTCCCGCTCTCCCCATCATCGGCCACCTCTACCTCTTCAGGGGCCCCCTCCATCGCCGCCTCACACGCCTCGCCACCCTCTACGGCGCCGTCTTCCGCCTGCGGTTTGGCGCCAAGAACGTCGTCGTCGTGTCCTCCGCCCAAGCCGCCGAGGAGTGTCTCGGCGTGCACGACATCGTGTTTGCCAACCGGCCGCAGCTGCCGACCGGCAAGATCCTCTCCTACGACTGGAGCACCATGGGCACCGCGAGCTACGGGGACTACTGGCGCCACATCCGCCGCATCGGCGTCACTGAGCTCCTCTCAGTGCACCGGGTGCAGCAGTACGCCGACGTCCACACGCGGATGGCGAGGTCCATGGCGCGACGCCTCTACCGCTCGGCGGCCGGTGGTCGCGCGCGGGTTGAGCTCAAGTCGCGGCTCTTCGAGATGCTCATGAACGTAATGACGAGCATGATATGCGCGAGGACATACTATGGGAC CGATGGCGAGGAGATATTGGAGGTGACAGATGAGGTCCAGTGGTTTAGGACGATGGTGGAGGAGACGATGACACTTATTGGTGCGTCAACGGTGTGGGACTACATACCAACACTGGTGCGGTGGCTGGACATCGGCGGGTTCGGGAGACGGTTGTGGCGGCTCCGAGAGAGTAGAACAAAGTTCGTGCAGGGACTTATCGAGGATGagagaaagaagatggaggatgGCACGACAACAGGGAGGACGATGATTGGGGCACTGTTGTCCGTGCAACACAAGGACCCAGAGGATTGCCCTGACCAGCTTATCCGAGCTTTGTGCATC AGCGCCCTCGAAGCTGGATCATCTACTTCTGCAGATACAGTTGAGTGGGCGATGTCCCTCATGCTGAATAACCCTAAGGTGATGGTCAAAGTTCGTGATGAGATTGATTCCTACATAGGGAAACCAATACGCCTAATTGAGGCGTCCGATCTCCTAAAGTTGCAATACTTTCGTTGCATAATCATGGAGACGCTTCGTTTACATCCACCAACACCACTTCTTGTTCCTCATGAATCTTCTATTGACTGCACCGTCAGTGGATTTTATATTCCCAAGGGGACAATGCTTCTTGTGAACACATCTGCAATACATAGGGACCCTAAGATATGGGATAAACCAACAAACTTTATTCCAGAAAG GTTTGAGGGTGAAAAGTGTGAAGGTAATATGGCTATGCCATTTGGTATGGGCAGGCGACGATGCCCAGCAGAGAATTTGCGTATGCAGATGGTAGGCCTTGCTCTGGGAACTATGATCCAATGTTTCGAATGA